In one Saimiri boliviensis isolate mSaiBol1 chromosome 21, mSaiBol1.pri, whole genome shotgun sequence genomic region, the following are encoded:
- the HIC2 gene encoding hypermethylated in cancer 2 protein isoform X1 has protein sequence MVSGPLALRWYAWAGRGDMGPDMELPSHSKQLLLQLNQQRTKGFLCDVIIMVENSIFRAHKNVLAASSIYFKSLVLHDNLINLDTDMVSSTVFQQILDFIYTGKLLPSDQPAEPNFSTLLTAASYLQLPELAALCRRKLKRAGKPFGSGRAGATGMGRPPRSQRLSTASVIQARYQGLVDGRKGAHAPQELPQAKGSDDELFLGGSNQEGVQGLNRAICPAGGETGLGGCSSSTNGSSGGCEQELGLDLSKKSPPLPPATPGPHLTPDDPAQLSDSQHGSPPSASAPVANSASYSELGGTPDEPMDLEGAEDNHLSLLEVTGGQPRKSLRHSTRKKEWGKKEPVAGSPFERREVGPKGPCPGEEGEGVGDRVPNGILAGGAGPSGPYGEPPYPCKEEEENGKDASEDSAQSGSEGGSGHASAHYMYRQEGYETVSYGDNLYVCIPCAKGFPSSEQLNAHVETHTEEELFIKEEGAYETGSGGAEEEAEDLSAPSAAYAAEPRPFKCSVCEKTYKDPATLRQHEKTHWLTRPFPCNICGKMFTQRGTMTRHMRSHLGLKPFACDECGMRFTRQYRLTEHMRVHSGEKPYECQLCGGKFTQQRNLISHLRMHTSPS, from the exons ATGGTGTCTGGGCCCCTGGCACTCCG GTGGTACGCGTGGGCAGGGCGAGGGGACATGGGGCCCGACATGGAGCTGCCCAGCCACTCGAAGCAGCTCCTGCTGCAGCTGAACCAGCAGAGGACCAAGGGCTTCCTGTGTGATGTCATCATCATGGTGGAGAACTCCATCTTCCGGGCTCACAAGAATGTCCTGGCTGCCAGCAGCATCTACTTCAAGTCCCTGGTCCTGCACGACAACCTCATCAACCTGGACACAGACATGGTCAGCTCTACAGTGTTCCAGCAGATCCTGGACTTCATCTACACAGGCAAGCTGCTGCCCAGTGACCAGCCAGCTGAGCCCAACTTCAGCACCCTTCTCACTGCTGCCAGCTACCTCCAGCTGCCCGAGTTGGCAGCCCTCTGCCGTCGCAAACTCAAGAGAGCCGGCAAGCCCTTTGGCTCTGGGAGGGCAGGGGCCACCGGCATGGGGCGGCCCCCCCGTAGCCAGCGGCTGTCCACggcctctgtcatccaggctcgtTATCAGGGGCTTGTAGATGGGCGTAAGGGGGCCCACGCCCCCCAGGAGCTCCCCCAAGCCAAAGGCTCAGATGATGAGCTCTTTCTTGGTGGCTCTAACCAGGAAGGTGTGCAAGGTTTGAACCGGGCCATCTGCCCAGCTGGCGGGGAGACGGGCCTCGGGGGCTGCAGTAGCAGCACTAATGGGAGCAGTGGGGGCTGTGAGCAGGAGCTGGGCTTGGACTTGTCCAAGAAAAGcccacccctgccccctgccacccCTGGTCCCCACCTCACTCCCGACGACCCAGCCCAGCTGAGTGACAGCCAACACGGCTCGCCCCCTTCAGCCTCTGCTCCTGTTGCCAATAGTGCCTCTTACTCTGAGCTGGGGGGCACCCCCGATGAGCCCATGGATCTGGAGGGGGCTGAGGACAACCACCTGAGCCTGCTGGAGGTGACTGGCGGGCAGCCTCGGAAGAGCCTCCGACACTCCACTCGGAAGAAGGAGTGGGGCAAGAAGGAACCTGTGGCCGGCTCCCCTTTTGAGCGGAGAGAAGTGGGGCCCAAGGGTCCCTGCCCGGGAGAGGAGGGTGAGGGGGTCGGGGACAGGGTTCCCAATGGCATCCTGGCTGGTGGGGCTGGCCCTAGCGGGCCCTATGGAGAGCCCCCCTACCCctgcaaggaggaggaggagaatggcaAGGACGCAAGTGAAGATAGTGCGCAGAGTGGGAGTGAGGGGGGCAGTGGCCATGCCAGCGCCCACTACATGTACCGGCAGGAAGGCTACGAGACGGTGTCCTATGGGGACAACCTGTACGTGTGCATCCCCTGCGCCAAGGGCTTCCCCAGCTCCGAGCAGCTCAACGCGCACGTGGAGACGCACACGGAGGAAGAGCTGTTCATCAAGGAAGAGGGGGCCTATGAGACAGGCAGTGGGGGCGCTGAGGAGGAGGCCGAGGACCTGTCGGCGCCCAGCGCAGCTTATGCGGCTGAGCCCCGACCCTTCAAGTGTTCGGTCTGTGAGAAGACCTACAAGGACCCGGCCACTCTGCGGCAGCACGAGAAGACGCACTGGCTGACGCGGCCCTTCCCCTGCAACATCTGCGGCAAGATGTTCACGCAGCGTGGCACCATGACGCGTCACATGCGGAGCCACCTGGGCCTGAAGCCCTTCGCCTGCGATGAGTGTGGCATGCGCTTCACCCGCCAGTACCGCCTCACTGAGCACATGCGTGTGCACTCAGGTGAGAAGCCCTATGAGTGCCAGCTGTGCGGGGGCAAGTTCACCCAGCAGCGCAACCTCATCAGCCACCTGCGAATGCACACTTCCCCCTCCTAG
- the HIC2 gene encoding hypermethylated in cancer 2 protein isoform X2 gives MVSGPLALRWYAWAGRGDMGPDMELPSHSKQLLLQLNQQRTKGFLCDVIIMVENSIFRAHKNVLAASSIYFKSLVLHDNLINLDTDMVSSTVFQQILDFIYTGKLLPSDQPAEPNFSTLLTAASYLQLPELAALCRRKLKRAGKPFGSGRAGATGMGRPPRSQRLSTASVIQARYQGLVDGRKGAHAPQELPQAKGSDDELFLGGSNQEGVQGLNRAICPAGGETGLGGCSSSTNGSSGGCEQELGLDLSKKSPPLPPATPGPHLTPDDPAQLSDSQHGSPPSASAPVANSASYSELGGTPDEPMDLEGAEDNHLSLLEVTGGQPRKSLRHSTRKKEWGKKEPVAGSPFERREVGPKGPCPGEEGEGVGDRVPNGILAGGAGPSGPYGEPPYPCKEEEENGKDASEDSAQSGSEGGSGHASAHYMYRQEGYETVSYGDNLYVCIPCAKGFPSSEQLNAHVETHTEEELFIKEEGAYETGSGGAEEEAEDLSAPSAAYAAEPRPFKCSVCEKTYKDPATLRQHEKTHWLTRPFPCNICGKMFTQRGTMTRHMRSHLGLKPFACDECGMRFTRQYRLTEHMRVHSG, from the exons ATGGTGTCTGGGCCCCTGGCACTCCG GTGGTACGCGTGGGCAGGGCGAGGGGACATGGGGCCCGACATGGAGCTGCCCAGCCACTCGAAGCAGCTCCTGCTGCAGCTGAACCAGCAGAGGACCAAGGGCTTCCTGTGTGATGTCATCATCATGGTGGAGAACTCCATCTTCCGGGCTCACAAGAATGTCCTGGCTGCCAGCAGCATCTACTTCAAGTCCCTGGTCCTGCACGACAACCTCATCAACCTGGACACAGACATGGTCAGCTCTACAGTGTTCCAGCAGATCCTGGACTTCATCTACACAGGCAAGCTGCTGCCCAGTGACCAGCCAGCTGAGCCCAACTTCAGCACCCTTCTCACTGCTGCCAGCTACCTCCAGCTGCCCGAGTTGGCAGCCCTCTGCCGTCGCAAACTCAAGAGAGCCGGCAAGCCCTTTGGCTCTGGGAGGGCAGGGGCCACCGGCATGGGGCGGCCCCCCCGTAGCCAGCGGCTGTCCACggcctctgtcatccaggctcgtTATCAGGGGCTTGTAGATGGGCGTAAGGGGGCCCACGCCCCCCAGGAGCTCCCCCAAGCCAAAGGCTCAGATGATGAGCTCTTTCTTGGTGGCTCTAACCAGGAAGGTGTGCAAGGTTTGAACCGGGCCATCTGCCCAGCTGGCGGGGAGACGGGCCTCGGGGGCTGCAGTAGCAGCACTAATGGGAGCAGTGGGGGCTGTGAGCAGGAGCTGGGCTTGGACTTGTCCAAGAAAAGcccacccctgccccctgccacccCTGGTCCCCACCTCACTCCCGACGACCCAGCCCAGCTGAGTGACAGCCAACACGGCTCGCCCCCTTCAGCCTCTGCTCCTGTTGCCAATAGTGCCTCTTACTCTGAGCTGGGGGGCACCCCCGATGAGCCCATGGATCTGGAGGGGGCTGAGGACAACCACCTGAGCCTGCTGGAGGTGACTGGCGGGCAGCCTCGGAAGAGCCTCCGACACTCCACTCGGAAGAAGGAGTGGGGCAAGAAGGAACCTGTGGCCGGCTCCCCTTTTGAGCGGAGAGAAGTGGGGCCCAAGGGTCCCTGCCCGGGAGAGGAGGGTGAGGGGGTCGGGGACAGGGTTCCCAATGGCATCCTGGCTGGTGGGGCTGGCCCTAGCGGGCCCTATGGAGAGCCCCCCTACCCctgcaaggaggaggaggagaatggcaAGGACGCAAGTGAAGATAGTGCGCAGAGTGGGAGTGAGGGGGGCAGTGGCCATGCCAGCGCCCACTACATGTACCGGCAGGAAGGCTACGAGACGGTGTCCTATGGGGACAACCTGTACGTGTGCATCCCCTGCGCCAAGGGCTTCCCCAGCTCCGAGCAGCTCAACGCGCACGTGGAGACGCACACGGAGGAAGAGCTGTTCATCAAGGAAGAGGGGGCCTATGAGACAGGCAGTGGGGGCGCTGAGGAGGAGGCCGAGGACCTGTCGGCGCCCAGCGCAGCTTATGCGGCTGAGCCCCGACCCTTCAAGTGTTCGGTCTGTGAGAAGACCTACAAGGACCCGGCCACTCTGCGGCAGCACGAGAAGACGCACTGGCTGACGCGGCCCTTCCCCTGCAACATCTGCGGCAAGATGTTCACGCAGCGTGGCACCATGACGCGTCACATGCGGAGCCACCTGGGCCTGAAGCCCTTCGCCTGCGATGAGTGTGGCATGCGCTTCACCCGCCAGTACCGCCTCACTGAGCACATGCGTGTGCACTCAG GGTGA
- the TMEM191C gene encoding transmembrane protein 191C has product MAETQELLLQLQKDNRDGRLRKQELEKLMRGLEAESESLNQRLQDLSECERSLLRRRIQTAQALPGEAREAARERAERVRRRLKEAQRHKEDLEQRNRQLQEQWEELSSQLFYYGGEQQSQKHTEQQIAAQLVTLQNQLGLAETKYALQEEKLQQGALQRAEAWAIFQEQTIVLQEVQVKVMEAAEELDAWQSGQEPCGGQLCGVQYSTKSLMEEVARADREMRLFGGPRAQAIRRCVLGALQVLLTLPLFFLGLSLLCKVLLDAGAVSAWLRSLTSETTLRRLRYTLSPLLELRANGLLPT; this is encoded by the exons ATGGCCGAGACTCAggagctgctgctgcagctgcagaaGGATAACCGAGATGGTCGCCTGCGGAAGCAGGAGCTAGAGAAGCTGATGCGCGGGCTCGAGGCCGAGAGCGAGAGCCTCAACCAGCGCCTGCAGGACCTAAGCGAGTGCGAGCGCAG CCTGCTGCGCAGGCGAATCCAGACAGCGCAGGCTCTGCCAGGGGAGGCGCGAGAGGCTGCGCGGGAGCGCGCGGAGCGGGTGCGCAGAAGGCTGAAGGAGGCGCAGCGCCACAAGGAGGACTTG GAGCAGCGCAATCGGCAGCTGCAGGAGCAGTGGGAGGAGCTGTCGAGTCAG CTCTTCTACTACGGAGGGGAACAGCAGAGCCAGAAGCACACGGAGCAGCAAATCGCAGCCCAATTGGTGACTCTGCAG AATCAACTGGGGCTGGCGGAGACCAAGTACGCCTTGCAGGAGGAGAAGCTGCAGCAG GGCGCGCTGCAGAGAGCGGAGGCCTGGGCCATATTCCAGGAGCAGACCATAGTCCTTCAG GAGGTGCAGGTGAAAGTGATGGAGGCGGCGGAGGAGCTGGACGCCTGGCAGAGTGGCCAGGAACC GTGTGGCGGGCAGCTTTGCGGAGTGCAGTATAGCACCAAGTCGCTCATGGAGGAGGTGGCCCGGGCGGACCGA GAGATGCGGCTGTTCGGCGGCCCGCGCGCGCAGGCCATCAG GCGGTGTGTACTGGGCGCGCTGCAGGTGCTCCTGACGCTGCCGCTTTTCTTCCTGGGGCTGTCGCTGCTCTGCAAGGTGCTGTTGGACGCCGGCGCCGTCTCCGCGTGGCTCCGAAGCCTCACTTCGGAGACCACACTACGCCGCCTGCGCTACACGCTGTCCCCGCTGCTGGAGCTGCGCGCGAACGGACTGCTGCCCACCTAA